The Silene latifolia isolate original U9 population chromosome X, ASM4854445v1, whole genome shotgun sequence genome contains the following window.
AGTACCAGTAGATGATGCTCCGTTGAATGCAAATTCAGCTGCAACTAGCTTTAAATCCCAATCCTTCAAGGTCTTGCTAACTAGACACCTTAGAATCCTCCCCAAAGTTTTGTTAGTGACCTTAGTTTGGCCATCTGTCTGTGGATTGTGGGAGGTACTGAACAAAAGCTTTGTTTTCAGCAGCTTCCATAGGGTCTTCCAGAAGTAGCTCATAAATTTTGTATCCCTATCTGACACAATTGTCTTAAGAATCCCATGGAGTCTCACAACCTCTTTGAGATATAGCTCAGCAACACTAGCAGCATCCTCAGTTTTCTTTAAGGCTATGAAGTGAGCTATCTTACTGAacctatccacaaccaccatgattgagTCCTTGCCTCTCTGTGTTCTAGGTAGTGCCACAATGAAATCAAGGCTCACATCTTCCCAAGACTTATCAGGGACAGGCAGTGGAGTGTAGGGTCCTACTTGGAAGGAGCTCTTGGCTTTTTGGCATGTTGAACACCTTCTAAGGACTGCTTGAACATCACCTATCATCCTAGGCCAATAAAACTGATCCTGTAATATTTCCAGGGTTTTCTGAACCCCAAAATGTCCCCCTCGtcctcctgaatggacttccctgattagCAATTCCCTGTAGGATCACTTTGGTACACACAGCTTCTTACCATGAAATAGAAAACCTTCTTGCAACATGTATTTCTTGCCCTGAGTTGAACCCCCCTCTGTGAGAGTAATCCACTCCTCGGAGAAGTCAGGATCCTCCTTATACATCTCCTTCATGAACTCAAACCCAAGGACCTTGTTACTCATGACAGTCAACAAAGAGTTCCTCCTTGATAGGGCATCAGCTACCACATTTTGTTTCCCTTCCTTGTATTTGCTTGAAAAGTTGAAGGCTTGCAGGAACTCTACCCACTTAGCATACCTATGGCTCAGCTTGTGTTGGCCATTGATGTATTTCAAGGCCTCATGATCAGAATGCAACACAAATGGCTTAGGTTTTAGGTAGTGAATCCAATGTGTAAGAGCTCTTATGATTGCATAGAACTTCttctcataagttgaatatttcaGCTTGGCTCCATTTAACTTCTCACTGAAATAGGCCACAGGTCTCTGGCCTTGGATTAGGACAGCTTTTATCCCAActccactagcatcacactctaCCTCAAACAATTGTTCAAAGTCAGGTAGTTTTAGAATGGGAGTTTCACACATCAACTTCTTGATTATCTCAAAGGACTGCTGAGCAGCTTCAGTCCACTGGAAATCTCCTTTCTTCATGCACTCATTGATTGGTGCAACAACTGTACTAAAATTCTTGATGAATCTCCTGTAAAAAGATACTAGACCATGAAATCCCCTTACTTCTGTGATTGTTTGTGGGACTGGCCATGTTTGCATAGCCTTAATCTTCTCCTGATCAACTGATATTCCTCTCCCAGATATAACATATCCCAGAAATGctacctcattgaccatgaaggtacatttctcaagcttcccatacaTGACTTCGTTCTCGAGTATTTTAAAAACGCTTCCAAATGTAACGGATGTTGGATGGATTTTGTTCTTTGTAGATGAGTATATCATCAAAGTATACTACAACAAACTTCCCAAGGCAACGCCTTAGAACTTCAGTCATTAGCCTCATGAAGGTGCTTAGAGCATTAGATaaaccaaatggcatgacaagccactcatacagaCCATGTTTGGTTTTGAAAGCTGTTTTCCATTCATCACCTTCTCTTATCCTCACCTGATGATATCCTTGCTTGAGATCTATCTTTGAAAAGATCTGAGCCCCACTTAGCTCATCTAACATGTCATCTAACCTTGGAATAGGGAACATGTACTTGACAGTAATGTTGTTTATTGCCCTGCTAtcagtacacatcctccaagttCCATCTTTCTTAGGTACCAGTAAAGCAGTAAAGCAGGCACTGCACATGGACTCATTGATTCCCTCACAAATCCCTTTGTCATTAATTCTTCAATCTGATGTTGCAATTCCTTGGTTGTTGTGGGATCACATCCGTGGTCGGTCGTTAGGGAGCTGTAACAGTGTACAAGGTCTATGTGATGCTCAATCCCTCTTAGGGGTGGCAAACCACTAGGCAACTCACCTTTGGAAAAACCTCCTTGTATTTACGAATCGGAGGTTGAACTCGCAGCACATCATTACTCTCCTCGGTGTTGATTTCCCTTGATAGAAGAAATAACACAGGTTGTTCTTGCTTCAGCTCTTTGATCATAGCTGCCTCAGATAGAAATAACACTCCATTAACCTCCTCAGACATGTTAAGGCTTTCATAACCCCCTCTGGTTTGGTGGCAAGGGAGTCAGGGTGACTTTCTTGCCATTGTGTTTGAAGCTATAGATATTTTCCTTCCCctggtgagtggtattcctgtcaAACTCTCATTGCCTTCCTAACAGTAGATGGCAGGCATCCATAGGAACCACATCACACATCACTTCATCTTTGTACACCTTCCCAATTAAAAAAGGAACAATGCACTGCTTGTCAACTCTTACTTCAGATCCTTTGTTTAACCATCTTAGCTTGTATGGACTGGGGTGCTCCTGGGTAGGCAAACTCGGCTTGCTAACCATAATGGTGGAAGCTACATTGGTACAGCCACCTCCATCAATGATCAAATTACACACCCTCCCTTGGACAGTGCACCTACTCCTGAATATCATGGATCTCTGATCAGCTTCCAGAGGAGCTGGTTGAGAGTGCATAACCCTCCATAGGACCAAACTATGCCCTGTGTCAGGGTGGGCCACAACTTGTCCTTAATCAGTTTCCCCCTCAGCTTTCATCTCTCCTGGAACCAATgtctcatcttcctcatactCAACTAGACCTTCCCTTTCCCACTCTTCAATCTCCATAGTTATGAGAGCTCTGTTAGAAGGACAGCCCTTCTTGAAATGGCCAAAGCCTTGGCATTGAAAGCACTTGATTATCCCTGGACAAATGTGGGTTGGTTTTAGGATACATGGGTGCTTTTCCTTTGTCTGTTGTGGATTGGGCAGCTGGTTTAGGTGTCTCAGTGATTTTAACACCAATATAAGGTTTAAATGTTGGTCTGGTGGGAAATTTGGGTGTTACAGGCTTCACTATCCTCAGTTTCTCAACTCTTAAGGCCAGGTTAACTGCCTCATCAAATGACCAAACCTGATGCATCCTTACCCTGCTGGCTATCTTAGGATCtaaaccctcaacaaacctagTAATCTTTTGCTCAGGTTTCTCAGTAACCTCACATTGCAGGGTAAGCTGTTCAAAGTTCCTAAGGTAGGCCTCAACAGATAACTGCTCTTGTTTCAACTGACTCAGTTTAATAAAAATATCCTGGGTATAGTCTTTGGCTATGAATTtctcttttaatttctttttcaacttaagcCAAGACCTGACTGGTTCCTTTCCATCtctaatcctttggtgtttcatactctcataccaaagagatgcatagCCCTTAAGTTTTAAGAtggcaactttaaaagcttttctGTCATCATAATTTTTAAACTCAACAGATCTAAGTCAGTCTAATAAATCTTCaagatttaaactaccatggaaatcaggaatgTCTACCTTTACATCTTTGTCTCTAGCATCATAGATTCCTTCCTCCATTCTTGAGTCATCTGATTCAGAGATAGCTTCCTCATGAGGATCATGATGTGGTTGTCTCCTTCCTACTCCCATTgcaatccctctcccccttcctcTTCCTCTGAAAGGTGGTGGTTGCCTCCTTGGGTCATGGTTTGGAAATCTCTCCCTGACAACATGGACAGCATTAAGCAAAGTATCCACATTTCCTGCTACATCCTCTATTATGGTCAGtaccagcaagtctctcttcacttattgggttgttttttgtagttttgatgtagctggaaaaatgaactcacttttctCTCACTCAGGACTAACACAATATAGAATTGTGTTATAACCTAAGCTCTGATTACCATAATTTGCAGTGTAAGCTATGGGGACAGACGCAAATTGAACAATGCCTGAAACAGGCAAAGAGCAATGTtcagggaatgcaataaacttgaggatttttgtaaaaatagtaAATGGACTTGAAAATTTATGAAACTTGGTGACAATTTAGTTAAAATGGTAAACTTAAACTGTGTCAAATCTCATAATTTTACACGCATTCTAAGTATTTTTAGTAAATAGAAAACCAGACTAAAACAGGCTAGTTCTCAGACAGTTCCTTCAGTGTGACTCTTGTGACTGTTTTTGTGATATTTTCTGACTTAAAaggggatataattatcaaatttactctcaagcaagcacagagacTAAACTTAATAATTTAGGGAGATTAAGACTAAATTGTTTAAGCAAGCACAGAATCAATTCAAACTCAATCAGACAATGCACTTAAAACAGTTCAAGCAAGCACACACCTGTTCTAAGTAacaccacagatccttaatcaGCACCTAAGCAAGCACAAGGTATTATTAAGTCTGACTTCTAACTAAGACTCGGCAAAGTTAGAAGATTTGCAAacttttgagagaaatctcaaggtttttcattaatcaaagtatgagtaaaacagactgaggaatggtccttatataggccttcctgTGAAGTTTTCAGTACATGAGAAACCCTAGACATCTCCATCTAAGGGCCACGATTAAACTAAGGAAACAAACAAGAACATTGGGACTATATTACAACGGTTACAAAAGAAAATTAAGGCAAACTTAATAGAATAAAAGAGCTGCAGACTGATAGTCACAACCTCTTGACTGATGTATCTTCTTAGTTGATTGTTGAAGGTCAAAATGGCCCTGGTCCAGGCATCTGTTGTGGCTCAAGGCTTCATCTATAAATGCTTAAAtaagccaatgctttctttgttgaGAGTTTTCACCTGTTTGGCCAAAAATGACAAACTTGCTTTATCTGAATTACCCCTCCTGCAACTTGCTTTCAGTTTTGATTTTTCTGTGAAATTTTTTAGGATTGGTCTCTGGCTCCTTAAGATTGATTTAATATTAGTTGAAAAGAGAGTCAGCAGGCCAAGGTGGCTGCTGGTGGCTAGCCTGGCTGCTGTCCTGGTGGCCTGATGAGACTGGACTGGTAGTTGAGGTTGTCTGAGTGTTGTTGCTGGTTTGATCTGTGACTGCCATCCTTGGCAGGACAAGGGTGTGCTTTGCTGGTGTCTGATCAGTCTCCCAAAGGTTGTTAGCCTGGTTAACTGCTCCTGCTGCACTACCTATCAAAGAACGGATGTACCCAGCGATGAAGATGAGGTCCcttatatgcatcctaagggattgggtaatcTTGAGCTAAGTGATGACGAGAAGGAAAATTTCAAAGATAAAACACGAGATgagaaaaaagacaaaaaaaatgacGAAAGccgtgtgtactcgatcgagtacacgccCCAGAAGTTGATTTTTCTCGTGTTTCAGCTACGGCATTGAAAAaaaatagggtactcgatcgagtgaccccaagactcgatcgagtaacccccttaAGTGGAGCTGATGTTTCGAAAAGCCAAGAAAAAGTACAAGAAGCCGAGCCgattaaaattcaactaccttttccacaCGGACAACAAAAATCTAAGCTTGAACAACAGTTCgggaggttcatggaggtagtgaagaatcttcaagtgagtgtgccatttactgaattggtaactcaagtgccggCATATGCTGAGTTTTTGAAGGAGATCAtatcaaagaagcggtcttttgatgaagttgagACGGTGGCATTCACTCAGGAGTGCGCAGCCGCATTGCAGGCTAATTCACCACCAAAGCTAAAGGATCCaaggagtttttctattccttgtcatattggtagcaTAGCCATAGATAAAGCCCTTTGCgatagtgtcatgccgtattctataTACAAAAAGTTAAATATGAGTCAACTCCGTGTTACTAATATGACCCTGCAGATGGCTGACAGATGTGCCagttagagtagggaagtatttTATTCCAGTTGATTTTATCGTAATGGATATGGCTGAAGACTCCCAAGTGCCTATTATTcttggtagaccattccttcacactgagggagcactcatagatgttagggatggtagtTTGACACTAAAGGTTGGGGATGACACTATTAAACTTTTTCTTGATAACGCTTTAAAGCATCCCCGTTCAGTAGCTTCATGTTATATGCTTAATGTTGTTGATCCCCCTATTAATGATTGCCCTGTTTATGTTTTGGCCAGGAATTCAAGGAGTGAGGAATTAGATGAGATAGAAAGGTTGATTTACGGAGATGAGCCTCATCTTGAGCCGATTTACAGCTTTGATGACGATGTTGACGTAGAAGCTGAATTGGATGCCTTAGAGGCCGAGATTTTTAGAGAGGAGCCTGTCAAAGTTTTTTATGAAGCTACTATGACGAATGCAGCACCCCATCTCCTCCCCAAAGATGATGACTTGAAGAGTGATGAGCAtacttgctcatattttatattgGATGCTGAGTTTGATGAGACGGAACTTTATTCGTTGCTTATTTTCTTTGCTTATACTTTTTATTGGTGCTtcttatgtgtgtgtgtgtgtgtgtgtgtgtgtgtgtgtgtgtgtgtgtgtgtagcacatgcattACTCTTTGATTTACTACTGCgtgctttaagttgtattgattgtgcCTTGGATGGCATTTGTTTTTAAATGCGGGAAATTGTCTCGCCAGATGAGTACTCAATTGAGTggtgatgaactcgatcgagtacccttgtgTTTTGGGTCTGAAACGTAGCCAGATGATGATGGAATTGTGCGGTTGGTCATTCTCCCCtgtttttgcagctggtttgggggaactcctaagcttttacccggtattctctttccTTGTATCTACTTTTATTATATTCTCTATTTCTTctccattccttttgttaggtGTGTACTTTAGGTTGATGGAAATTTATATGTGTGATTactatgttgtaggcgtcacaatgaggatactgtgacatttaggtttcgGGGAAGagtctttatttatgttgtgtgagTTACTTTACTATTGTGTGCATTTAAatccaaaaatccataaaaattaaacattttcaaaatccaaaaacatgtttttcctttgttttaggtcgagtcttagTGTAttgaataacaatgatgttaaattgcattgtttttgcatttgaatcccaatatAGTTATCCATGTACATCGTTTTGACTAGTTATTTATGAagacaaagctcataattcaagtcttgaccgtattTGACATGTcttatgctaattagatttgacaaaattatgttggtaaactacttaaattagGAGGTCTATAGAgattcctaggccaggaacatcaataaactagtctcattgttatttaggcttgagtgtggttctccttgtggaatatgtaatatcacactgcataagtgtgacattaatTTCTTAATTTTTACGCATTCGTATGActaagtacatgaggaaaggcggttcttaccgttcaaataagcctaaCATTACCATttgtttagcccgtttgaacccttgtagccatttCATATCCTACTTCTGTTAGCTACAATCCTAGAATTTGCCTATcttatcgggacagtcgcagttgcttgtttatcatgtctattttgctaCTATGGTTGGGATTGAGACTATTATTGTCAATTGTGGGTGTAGTAAAATttattagcaattgtgttgtatcccttatgttggaaaaagaagaaaaatatgaagcaaaaaaaaaaaagaaaaaaaatacatGCTTCATTGTCATTTGTTAAGGGAATAGAAGGTTGgttactagagtctaatgcattgtTGGAGAGTAGTTCTTTTGGCTTTCATGTGTTGTCTAAGTTGAGATAATTTCTCTAGTTGGGATAATTTATTCTTATTGTCTTAGATTTGGTTTTTGGTTTAGCGCtacgactaccgtcttagcctcatAGTACGTGCCTTGGCACAATTCACTTCTATACCATTTATTCATTTACCACCTAATTTTTCCTTGATACATGTAGTTTTATCTACattgtgaatgcgtattagttggagaaatttctatcacattagattgcatgcatgtttcataagttgagtgagtgttctacttctttctatcttcacatataactcacccttacatacttatgagtgcatgagtgaaatccgcgagaatccgactaatttgtcttgcaagatcgaaaggtatttggcatttgtctatagtacggtgacatgagacttgagctgcgttttctattacccgtgcctttgaatttgttttattggtacaccttggtcattgctttgttatagatattaatagcttgggatttgtatgtgcatcaacattagctctgagttatctattcgccatttgtatgattgccttctGTATGGTGTTATGCTTTGCTTGGGGGCaggcaaagagatggtttgggggagtttaaTGAATCATAATTATATAcgtatttatgcctccccttaattactttttatacgattttcgtgctagtttatattaattatattccttttatgctagaatgtcgatacttccgctatttggtgtttaatgcaAGAATGACGCATTTATGGAATAAAATAATGAAATGTAGTaccgcggagtgggcatgaaggaatacacggagcatgacacgaaaatctagaagaataaaggaagagaagtgaagaaAACAACACGAAAGAAAGGAGCTGAAATAGGAGAATACTCGATCAAGTCTGactagactcgatcgagtggttgtgtactcgatcgagtggacctaggctcgatcgagtacataacgAGCTGGCAGATTTCGCGCAATTTTCTTAAGTCGGTTACactttattataaatacccaattcgtacTCTATGTTATTTTTACGCTTTATTTACTTCTAAAACCTTATAAAAcacttagtttagttttattgctATTGTTCCGGATCTAAGCACTCTCCAATTACGGTATTCATTAATCTTTCTCTAGTTATTATTAATTCAAAGTCATAGTTTATACAATTATTTCATTGTTCGTCTTTTATGCTTGCAATTATGTCTTTCATtcatattattgttattgttactgttagtatgagtagctaatttcataatctatggtgaaaggggatctaggttgttagaaagggttaattaatgaattgatagttaaaatagCTTCTTTGTTGTTGTTCAGTTATTGTCatgaatctagttaattagtttcTGCAGGATTGATTAATTAGTAttgcaaactaggattttcatCGACCGGGTTAAGAAACATAGACAGTAATGAAGTTATATTCACCAACATTAAGCAGATCTAATGATTGAGATTTgagataacaataataatcaaGAAAGAGGATCCACAATTAGCAAGTACCTTTGATTTAATTGTTGTACTCTATTAGATCGAGAGTTACTCGGCATTTTAAACCGATAGctgaaaaaaataaaatcaatcacaGAGTAATTAGTAATCACTTGACAATACAGCCCGAAAAGTAAAAAGATCAGAATTTTCAGTAAAAACTCACAATTAAATCGCATGagaagttatatatatatatatcaattcgAAATATCGGCAATAATAAAAATATAAAGAACGGATCAAAGAACAATGAAAGAATTAGTAGGTACCTGACGACTTGACGCGGGATCGATCTCGTCGATTTTCTGGTTTAATTGTTGTTTGATGAAGTTTGCAGGAAGGAAGAGAAGAAGAGAGGTGCGGCAGTGAGAATGTGGGATGTTTGTTTTGATGAATTAGGTCTTAGGGCTTAGGTTTTCACATTTCCCTTCCCCTTtttcaattttcatttaaaatttttcaaattttcaatttttcatttttcatttcttgtTTTCAATTTGCGCTAACTTGAAATATTGAAATATATGTACTTCAAActttttattttcaattttcgtttttatttcgtttttttgttttcaacGTTCAATTGTGTAAGACGTTCTCACACAAAAAATTATTTAAATCGGATCAGCACTAACATTTTTAACGTTATACTCGTCAATGACTATGACTCATTGTGTTATCTCGATCCTATTGATTCGTTATTAGTTTCATTTTAGTTAAAGCTTTGTAGCGTAATACTATCATTATACTGAGGACACTTAGTCATATTGTCACCTTAAACCATACAGGACGACAAAACTGAAATCGCACCGGTATAATTTAAAATGTATGAGATTTGTCAAGATTATACTCGGGAAAACTAATGAAGTAATGAAGTGTTATATTTGGAACAGTTTTACACTACATTAGTGTAAAgctactgatgcgtgtcttttatatgatgttttacaccctattttgcacgcatttcagagctcatttatgtagtttaaggctactatttgccccatttcgtctactttcgtatttttatgtaatattgcagatttatgcggaaatgagtagatattgagctaaatcagTCCCAGAGTATCTTGACctttgcatttgacatgaagtatttacttaaggaacgagcttggtgcgcatttcaaggcccgaaagacaaatccacgagaagttagaagtcaagaatCATTCtaaagcgatcgatcgatcggctcccttagtcgatcgaccaacccacgacttcCAGGAACTATTGTGCATCGCAGACGGCCGATCGGCCggtcatagtggtcgatcgaccaaaccgctacttcagacgtgaatcaatagatcgagaaacttgaagcccaaagctatgttaggtttaggaataaagttacgtgagtttgctatataacgtaacctagtttacagaGATATTCATTCAGAAAATTATCTAGTTTTTCCTTTAGTTCTTTGTCAGTTTTAgcatatcaaataattagggttcgggatattgcTTTCGTTCGTTCTTTTAATCTTTCCGTTACCATTCATCTTCACGATATTTTCCTCTGCTTATTTTCAGTTTCATTACTTTatcgttcatagtatagaattgttagttagtttcccgaagccataattattgttttatgctagccttttattccgtcaatttaagcatgaattcagtagttaatttcgttaattccattattgttatcattcctagtatgagtagctaaattaattgtgctaggatgtaggggatctgtaggttaggcggcattagatttaaCACGACTGAAATCGCatccggtcgatcgatcaaggttccatggtcgatcgatcgatcgaccgccactTGAGATTGTTTCGTTttgattgttttaattgttgtgtttgacgaatcgagtgcacgcgactagttgaatacctaggatttgaccgacccaataaagatcgaaagatagggaagggagctagcctacttaattaagacgactagattaatcagatcgaaagatagattaatttagacctttaatcacttttcaggacgaaagtcagtattagtggtattagggacccgtagcgagatcgaaagatgctacctgtgagagtggaccgaaaggacctcttattttcccgtctcacgtgattgttttagacctacctagtttgctgccgccgaaactatagtgaaccgatcatccttgcacccttttatttattgattttatccgtctatttagtttactgtctttatttgcctttagctatagaccgaATCAACTCAACCCCTACACACCGTTACCTaccgttaccttagactgaaattagacatctaataattacatctgcctctctgtggttcgaccctgttaccactagcttttgttagtcttaataggaaatataaattttatttttggtactcacaacgacctTTCCTATAAATAATTCATAGGAGTTCatatcatatttataattctTCTGAGTCACTTCCCCCTCCATTTCCCATTCCCTTCTTTCTTTCCTTGCCTATTCTGCCCCTTTCCTCTTCCTCTACTTGATGTCGTGTCAAAAAAACAATTGACTCATGTATAAACCATACCATTTAACCGTTATTAAACTGAATTCACTTTTGCCATCCCCCTTTCGCTACAACGCCGCCGCCTCTGAATTtcgtttaaaaaaaaatgaattgtATAGTTGACAATTATACAATACCATTAAACAATGAACTCTTTTGCCTTTATAAATACTTAACTCTCATACAATTTTCAGAAAAGTTGTGAAAATTTGGGTATGAATGATGCGAAGGTCAGTGGGGTTCTTACATTCTCCACTTATCGTCGTTCCTTCTTCTTTCTCATAATTCTTCCCCTTCCCCTCCTATGTGCCTCCTCCATCCATTCTCCTTCTCTCATTTCTCTTCCCTTCCCtttctcctcctcctccctcCCTTCTATCCCTCCTTCTTAGACTCTCTTAATCTGAAACTGAAAGACACTGAACTGTGTATAATAAAAGTAATGCACGTGTAGTTTCATATCAACCACAAACAATGGTACTCGCTTTTTCACGAATGAAGACGATTAAAGATATATGAATCCTTAATTTCATATGAGAATGGACACTAATGATGAACAAATGGTTATATCATCTGACTCACCGTTTTCTTTTACAACTTCATATCATGTACTACATACTAAATAGATACGAAGGAGCAACTTAGAAGTTCTATCAGTTATGAAATCAACAATGTATAAAAGCAATaggtcttgcttaagaccatcATATAGGACGGTACCTATACCCTACCCATCACCATCCCTATCCATACGACTATTCACCTCACCCTATTCACAACCGACCAGGCCACCTTGACATCACGAAATCAACACACTCACCCCTACCTTAACTCATCCCACCCTCTCCCTATGCCTCCCCTCTGCGTCCTCATCGTTCTCCCTCCCTCCCAATCTAGAAATAAAAAAGGCAAACAGAGTCGTTTAGAAAGTTGTCGTTTTACATTAAGCAAAAATACAGCTTTTGATGAACTACTTTGAATTTCAAGTTTTACCTCTCAATCCTCGCCCCAACCCTCTCCGCCCATTTTCCAAACACCTATCCCCACCCATTTAATACTCAA
Protein-coding sequences here:
- the LOC141623741 gene encoding uncharacterized protein LOC141623741 isoform X5, with amino-acid sequence MPSNSRSNRVQQLNQRERFPNHDPRRQPPPFRGRGRGRGIAMGVGRRQPHHDPHEEAISESDDSRMEEGIYDARDKDVKGLFKIVYVPIAYTTGEECKPCIFMAK
- the LOC141623741 gene encoding uncharacterized protein LOC141623741 isoform X4, producing MPSNSRSNRVQQLNQRERFPNHDPRRQPPPFRGRGRGRGIAMGVGRRQPHHDPHEEAISESDDSRMEEGIYDARDKDVKERSANLAFSWQNRAKLIESNDQASKRRQD